One genomic window of Lytechinus variegatus isolate NC3 chromosome 1, Lvar_3.0, whole genome shotgun sequence includes the following:
- the LOC121418587 gene encoding uncharacterized protein LOC121418587, which yields MESFAYVIRPVHIVYFSFTGAAFAIVIIVIIFRTSKRREHNFAGTFPSHFHSNQEALTVNYSPHDTLNYPYDSLVRGIPLSHPLDPLPMATSELRSHTNRRRRRSCEDHDDDQWCDHGGRGGNGNTSSGCNFYFSTIAEDDEGREEEEDGGRGLKGMMKGKECYPTRPMSSCSSDGAYAYVDYNA from the exons ATGG AATCTTTCGCCTATGTGATTCGGCCTGtgcatattgtatatttctccTTCACCGGTGCCGCATTTGCtatcgtcatcattgtcatcatctttCGGACAAGTAAAAG GCGAGAACACAACTTTGCTGGGACATTTCCAAGTCATTTCCATAGCAACCAAGAGGCGTTAACTGTCAATTACTCCCCGCATGATACACTGAATTACCCTTACGACTCCCTCGTCAGGGGCATACCCCTTTCCCATCCGTTAGATCCTCTTCCAATGGCCACAAGCGAGTTGAGGTCACACACCAACAGACGACGTCGTAGGAGCTGTGAGGATCACGATGACGATCAGTGGTGCGACCACGGTGGTCGTGGTGGTAATGGCAACACATCGTCTGGCTGCAATTTCTACTTCTCCACCATAGCCGAGGACGATGAGGGGCGCGAAGAGGAAGAAGATGGCGGGAGGGGTTTGAAGGGTATGATGAAAGGCAAGGAGTGCTACCCGACCAGACCGATGTCGAGTTGTTCGTCGGATGGAGCTTACGCATATGTCGACTATAACGCATAG